DNA sequence from the Brienomyrus brachyistius isolate T26 chromosome 18, BBRACH_0.4, whole genome shotgun sequence genome:
TGTACATGCATTTCTGAAATGCAAACCTTAAATCCCATTACCTGCCCCCACCCACCCGAAAAATCCCTTATAAGCAATAGTTCCCCCTATTTCTATATTTTTGATTTTATGTACCATTTGttaaacacatatatacatatatgataAGTAACAGCTGTGTGGCATTCTAGACAATGGAAGAAATTATGGTACATTCAGATCAGGtaaaaagtctttgtaattttctttacatttctttaaaaatacaaagaaaGAAAGGCAAACGCAGACAGTCCACTGTCCTGCAGAGGCTGCTGAATTTACTgaatttttttgttcatttttttaattattttttattaatttgtctTAACTAGTCAGTTTATTTGTAAGTCTGTCACTCAGCATGTATTTCTGTCTCAGGCCTCTGGAGGGACAGCTCAGCTGGGAGGAAGGCCCCCTGCCCCAGGGCAGTGGAATATGCACGAGCGCTCTGTGGGGTTGTGAATCCCGGGGTTGCGTAAGGAACAGTGCCTCCTCGGCTGGAGACCGGAGTCTgtgactgtgtctgtgtctgagaGACAGGGTGATAGTCATCCAGATTGTCGTAGTGCGATAGCATGGTCATGGTGCTGTGTCTCTGCCCGTGAGGCTGGTAGGAATAAGACCCGCAGTGCTCCCTTTCGGGATTCTCCTGCAGGTGAACGGTGGAGGGATTGGACTGGTGGTAGTGGTGCCGCTCTCGCATGCTGTGGGACCTCTCAGGCTTGGGAGGGGGGACGGGTTTCACAGGGGCTACCTGTGGCTCTTCTTCGGGGTAGCCGCTGGTGGATACGGGTGCGATCCTAATTGCATGCCTGTCCTGGTCAGAACGCTCATAGCGAGATGGGTGCCCCCGGGGCTCGGGGCATTCTGGCCAATGCCTGCTGCCGCCACCTCCTTGCTTGCTGTCTCCTGGATCGCCTTTGGATTCTGGACGGCTTGGCTCCTGATGCGGAGGGAGGGTCCGCGGAGCCGGCTGGGGCGGAGGCTGGTGTGGATGTTGCGGATGATGATATCCGGTTTGGTTGCTATGGGAGCCACTTGGCTTGAGCGGTACAGCTGGCTTGTCAGCCGTTCCATTGCCCTGGTAGTGCTTCTCGGTTTCCATGTACATGAAGACGTCGGGGTCGGACAGCAGGTGCCTGGGAGGATGCTGAGAGGCCGGAGTGACGCCATACCGCCCATCTTTACCCTCGGCAGTCATCAAGACCGTTTTTCCCGGATCAGATTTGCTGCGGAGATGCAGGACTTCCATTCCTCCCGGATCTCCGGGAATGAAGGGACTCACGTTATCATACTGAGACATAACCGGGCCTTTCGCTTTTTGCCTGGCCCTGTTTTCCCGTCGGACGGAGTGCATGCGGAGTCTCTCAGACTCCTCGGGATCCATAGCCAGGTAAACTGAAGCCCCCTTCGAGctgtgggaggggggcatgtCCCTGCTCACAAAACTGTGCTCCCTACCACTGGGCAGGACGTGACGCGATAAGTAGTGGTAGTTCCCAGCTTTGGCACCCGCTCTGTTAAGGGGCGGGGCAAGGTCTCGGCTGCTGAAGGAGTGAAAGTGTCGCAGCCGGATGGTCCCATACGGGTCCACATCATAGTAGGGCGCATCCAGGGGGCTGGCGCTAGAGTAGGGGCTGTAACGGTACTGCACTCGGCCATTCTCGAAGTAGGGCTGCAGCTGGGTTACGTGGTAGTCTGACTGCACAGGCTGCTGGTATGGCTTGCACTGGTAGATCGGCCGCTGGTAGTAATAGAGCTCATCTTCTGGCGGCACCTCAGTTCGTGTGATTGGCACGGAGCGGATGGCAGTAGGTGGCACATGCAGAGAGTGGACCCGGCGGATGGTGGGGTACACCATGGCACTGTCCATGGGCCCATAACCCTGACTCCGGTGTCCAGACGACCCGCCCGGAATGTACTCTCCCCTGTGAGGGCCACGGGATTTGATGGATTGATGGAAAGATCTTGGTCCAATGGTATTGTAGCGGCCGTCAGAACGAGTGCTATAGATAATCTGAGGCTCTGATTTAGAAGCGTAGGACAAATGTGGCGGCACGCTGTCAGGCCGATAGTGATACGCCATTGAAGGCTGGCTCACCGGCATCGCCCTCTGGTGGTAATATGCCTCAGCTGCAGCCTCCAACGCGATCTCTGCCTTTGGGTGGTACATGTAGGTGGGCTGGAGGACTGAAGGTTTCCGTGGCGGCCGGGGAGGCTGCGGAAGGGCCTCCTCCACTGAGGATGGTATGGCAGCTTCTGCCAGGATCGTATGGAAGTTGGAAGCATTGGCTGCCTCCGTGTTGGAGAGAGCTGCAGTGGCCAGCTTgctctcgatggagcgcacagGCGGTGTTGGCGGCGTGGGCCCATAGCCTTGATACACCGGTACCGGATCTGTCCGAGGGTGGGCTGCCTTCGGAGCTTCCCAGGGCTTATCCGCTTGTTCAGTGGGCGTAGTCGGAACGGCAGCGGTCCAGGTGTTGGCCGGCGGCTGCACAGTCGTGGTAGACTGCTCTGCGGGTTTTGGAATACTCTGTGTGACGTCTACACCAACCCGTGTCTAAAAACAGAAGAGAGACAAGGGTTCTTAGATCAATCTGAGAAGGGTTATCCCCTCAAACTGTATTAGCATGCTTCCCATTTCCTAATTACTCACCTCCATATGTGGCATGGCTCCCAAATCATTGTTAGTGGTGGTGGTAGTAGAGGCGGTGGTGGAGGTGGATGGGCTGATGCCGGTGCTGGCAGTAGTGGTGCTAGAATAGCTGGTCACAGGAACTTGGCCCAGGGCAGGCTGCTGCCTTTCTGGACTTTTTTGAGATAGAGATATTTGAGGGGCTTGGGGGGTAGCAGGAGAGGTACCCTTGACAGACTCTGTTGAGGAGTCACTCGCGGCGACGGGCGCACTGCCATTCTCCTGGTTAGCGTTGGATGCCGCGGGTGGCCATGTACTGTTGGACTGGGTAAGGTAGGAGCTGGCCACTAGTGCGTGGCTCTCGGCAGGTGATGCAGTAGTGGGAGGGGAAGAGAAGGTTGGCATCAGGGACGCGTCCCTATCCGTCACCAAttcaggggttgctgggggggggaggggaggcggtGGTGGCCACTCCAGGGTATCGAGGGGGGACATAGGAGTTGGGGGACCCGAGGACCGTCTCTGGGTGAAAAAGCTGGCTTGCTGGGCAGACTCAGCCAGGGCCAGGGCGAGCATGCGGGCCGCGTTCTTTGGAGGGGGAGGCGGTGGGAGAAGGGACACTGAACTTACAGGGGCAGGGGCCTGTGAAGAATCCATAGCTACGGCTCCTGGGGAGGGACAAAACAGAAAGGACCATAAGCTGGGGATAACACATGGGAAAGTAAGCtgatttttaagagcagaagaagCAGGAAGGGCAAGGGACGAGTGTGttgttacccctgaaaaacagacGCTCCTCTCCCACAGAAACACATTTCAAAGGCTAAGGTGTGAAGAGTATGAAACCACAGAGGAGGTACCTGCTGTCCACTGACCTTGCTGCGCTGGAGGGCAGACAGGCCCGGTGGGTCCGGAAGCTTCTGTGCATTCTTTGATGTGGTCTCTGTTCTCAGGGACCTTCCCGGGCGGCGCCGGCAGGCTGCCTTCACTTGGGGCAGCCTCGTTGGTCTTTAG
Encoded proteins:
- the arhgap32b gene encoding rho GTPase-activating protein 32 isoform X4 — protein: MLMAYLSRLSAIADNKINCGPALTWMEIDNKGNHLLVHEESSINVPAIAAAHVIKRYIAQAADELSFEVGDIVSVIDMPPKEDTSWWRGKHGFQVGFFPSECVELINDKVPHSVTGSMPKPASPSSGLRPASWSFFPPYLEMENVKQDSVWVPDPLNHYRPNSVSKKHGKLITFLRTFMKSRPTKQKLKQRGILRERVFGCDLGEHLLNSGHDVPQVLKSCTEFIEKHGVVDGMYRLSGIASNIQKLRHEFDSEQIPDLTKDVYIQDIHCVGSLCKLYFRELPNPLLTYQLYEKFSEAVSAATDEERLIKIHDVIQQLPPPHYRTLEFLMRHLSHLATFSYVTNMHIKNLAIVWAPNLLRSKQIESACFSGTAAFMEVRIQSVVVEFILNHVDVLFSPKLSSLIREGAGHNSLSRPKSLLVSSPSTKLLTLEEAQARTQAQINSPVTADSKYIEVGEGPAALQGKFHTVIEFPTERKRPPIKSKKSPVGSWRSFFSLGKSSSMAKRKLQRNPSEPNELKAMALAGGRGDTGTMRSAKSEESLTSLHNVEGESKVYRPRRPRSSSDALSASFNGDLLDGRHHCNSYDNLGQGDSDGDEGPICVPALISPPRSAEDVDLSPPDIGVASLDFDPMSFQCSLPLGEPSFPSPESGGEAGGLRMSPGASFSEPVSPSPEKASSPFLASPDFSPALGAQAESKKHATATLAENVVQAFSPKTSQKSIKLPPLAVSEPAAASTPKQTPETDGPQPPSPAQAPQGSLVPPPDMIAMLLKTNEAAPSEGSLPAPPGKVPENRDHIKECTEASGPTGPVCPPAQQGQWTAGAVAMDSSQAPAPVSSVSLLPPPPPPKNAARMLALALAESAQQASFFTQRRSSGPPTPMSPLDTLEWPPPPPLPPPATPELVTDRDASLMPTFSSPPTTASPAESHALVASSYLTQSNSTWPPAASNANQENGSAPVAASDSSTESVKGTSPATPQAPQISLSQKSPERQQPALGQVPVTSYSSTTTASTGISPSTSTTASTTTTTNNDLGAMPHMETRVGVDVTQSIPKPAEQSTTTVQPPANTWTAAVPTTPTEQADKPWEAPKAAHPRTDPVPVYQGYGPTPPTPPVRSIESKLATAALSNTEAANASNFHTILAEAAIPSSVEEALPQPPRPPRKPSVLQPTYMYHPKAEIALEAAAEAYYHQRAMPVSQPSMAYHYRPDSVPPHLSYASKSEPQIIYSTRSDGRYNTIGPRSFHQSIKSRGPHRGEYIPGGSSGHRSQGYGPMDSAMVYPTIRRVHSLHVPPTAIRSVPITRTEVPPEDELYYYQRPIYQCKPYQQPVQSDYHVTQLQPYFENGRVQYRYSPYSSASPLDAPYYDVDPYGTIRLRHFHSFSSRDLAPPLNRAGAKAGNYHYLSRHVLPSGREHSFVSRDMPPSHSSKGASVYLAMDPEESERLRMHSVRRENRARQKAKGPVMSQYDNVSPFIPGDPGGMEVLHLRSKSDPGKTVLMTAEGKDGRYGVTPASQHPPRHLLSDPDVFMYMETEKHYQGNGTADKPAVPLKPSGSHSNQTGYHHPQHPHQPPPQPAPRTLPPHQEPSRPESKGDPGDSKQGGGGSRHWPECPEPRGHPSRYERSDQDRHAIRIAPVSTSGYPEEEPQVAPVKPVPPPKPERSHSMRERHHYHQSNPSTVHLQENPEREHCGSYSYQPHGQRHSTMTMLSHYDNLDDYHPVSQTQTQSQTPVSSRGGTVPYATPGFTTPQSARAYSTALGQGAFLPAELSLQRPETEIHAE
- the arhgap32b gene encoding rho GTPase-activating protein 32 isoform X5, coding for MKSRPTKQKLKQRGILRERVFGCDLGEHLLNSGHDVPQVLKSCTEFIEKHGVVDGMYRLSGIASNIQKLRHEFDSEQIPDLTKDVYIQDIHCVGSLCKLYFRELPNPLLTYQLYEKFSEAVSAATDEERLIKIHDVIQQLPPPHYRTLEFLMRHLSHLATFSYVTNMHIKNLAIVWAPNLLRSKQIESACFSGTAAFMEVRIQSVVVEFILNHVDVLFSPKLSSLIREGAGHNSLSRPKSLLVSSPSTKLLTLEEAQARTQAQINSPVTADSKYIEVGEGPAALQGKFHTVIEFPTERKRPPIKSKKSPVGSWRSFFSLGKSSSMAKRKLQRNPSEPNELKAMALAGGRGDTGTMRSAKSEESLTSLHNVEGESKVYRPRRPRSSSDALSASFNGDLLDGRHHCNSYDNLGQGDSDGDEGPICVPALISPPRSAEDVDLSPPDIGVASLDFDPMSFQCSLPLGEPSFPSPESGGEAGGLRMSPGASFSEPVSPSPEKASSPFLASPDFSPALGAQAESKKHATATLAENVVQAFSPKTSQKSIKLPPLAVSEPAAASTPKQTPETDGPQPPSPAQAPQGSLVPPPDMIAMLLKTNEAAPSEGSLPAPPGKVPENRDHIKECTEASGPTGPVCPPAQQGQWTAGAVAMDSSQAPAPVSSVSLLPPPPPPKNAARMLALALAESAQQASFFTQRRSSGPPTPMSPLDTLEWPPPPPLPPPATPELVTDRDASLMPTFSSPPTTASPAESHALVASSYLTQSNSTWPPAASNANQENGSAPVAASDSSTESVKGTSPATPQAPQISLSQKSPERQQPALGQVPVTSYSSTTTASTGISPSTSTTASTTTTTNNDLGAMPHMETRVGVDVTQSIPKPAEQSTTTVQPPANTWTAAVPTTPTEQADKPWEAPKAAHPRTDPVPVYQGYGPTPPTPPVRSIESKLATAALSNTEAANASNFHTILAEAAIPSSVEEALPQPPRPPRKPSVLQPTYMYHPKAEIALEAAAEAYYHQRAMPVSQPSMAYHYRPDSVPPHLSYASKSEPQIIYSTRSDGRYNTIGPRSFHQSIKSRGPHRGEYIPGGSSGHRSQGYGPMDSAMVYPTIRRVHSLHVPPTAIRSVPITRTEVPPEDELYYYQRPIYQCKPYQQPVQSDYHVTQLQPYFENGRVQYRYSPYSSASPLDAPYYDVDPYGTIRLRHFHSFSSRDLAPPLNRAGAKAGNYHYLSRHVLPSGREHSFVSRDMPPSHSSKGASVYLAMDPEESERLRMHSVRRENRARQKAKGPVMSQYDNVSPFIPGDPGGMEVLHLRSKSDPGKTVLMTAEGKDGRYGVTPASQHPPRHLLSDPDVFMYMETEKHYQGNGTADKPAVPLKPSGSHSNQTGYHHPQHPHQPPPQPAPRTLPPHQEPSRPESKGDPGDSKQGGGGSRHWPECPEPRGHPSRYERSDQDRHAIRIAPVSTSGYPEEEPQVAPVKPVPPPKPERSHSMRERHHYHQSNPSTVHLQENPEREHCGSYSYQPHGQRHSTMTMLSHYDNLDDYHPVSQTQTQSQTPVSSRGGTVPYATPGFTTPQSARAYSTALGQGAFLPAELSLQRPETEIHAE
- the arhgap32b gene encoding rho GTPase-activating protein 32 isoform X1, with protein sequence MDAGSGSAAAVGSAALGVLGASGSHDTPDRGLRLFRHSQEDDIVPELTRSIHPRERPDWEETISAMARSAEIPELSTEPLLRACSSTASMKVKNVKKLSFTKGHFPKLAECAHFHYENVDFGTIQLALADEQNEGTRNGLETKELVYLVQICCQGRSWIVKRSYEDFRVLDKHLHLCIYDRRFSQLPELPRFDSLRDRAEAVHHMLMAYLSRLSAIADNKINCGPALTWMEIDNKGNHLLVHEESSINVPAIAAAHVIKRYIAQAADELSFEVGDIVSVIDMPPKEDTSWWRGKHGFQVGFFPSECVELINDKVPHSVTGSMPKPASPSSGLRPASWSFFPPYLEMENVKQDSVWVPDPLNHYRPNSVSKKHGKLITFLRTFMKSRPTKQKLKQRGILRERVFGCDLGEHLLNSGHDVPQVLKSCTEFIEKHGVVDGMYRLSGIASNIQKLRHEFDSEQIPDLTKDVYIQDIHCVGSLCKLYFRELPNPLLTYQLYEKFSEAVSAATDEERLIKIHDVIQQLPPPHYRTLEFLMRHLSHLATFSYVTNMHIKNLAIVWAPNLLRSKQIESACFSGTAAFMEVRIQSVVVEFILNHVDVLFSPKLSSLIREGAGHNSLSRPKSLLVSSPSTKLLTLEEAQARTQAQINSPVTADSKYIEVGEGPAALQGKFHTVIEFPTERKRPPIKSKKSPVGSWRSFFSLGKSSSMAKRKLQRNPSEPNELKAMALAGGRGDTGTMRSAKSEESLTSLHNVEGESKVYRPRRPRSSSDALSASFNGDLLDGRHHCNSYDNLGQGDSDGDEGPICVPALISPPRSAEDVDLSPPDIGVASLDFDPMSFQCSLPLGEPSFPSPESGGEAGGLRMSPGASFSEPVSPSPEKASSPFLASPDFSPALGAQAESKKHATATLAENVVQAFSPKTSQKSIKLPPLAVSEPAAASTPKQTPETDGPQPPSPAQAPQGSLVPPPDMIAMLLKTNEAAPSEGSLPAPPGKVPENRDHIKECTEASGPTGPVCPPAQQGQWTAGAVAMDSSQAPAPVSSVSLLPPPPPPKNAARMLALALAESAQQASFFTQRRSSGPPTPMSPLDTLEWPPPPPLPPPATPELVTDRDASLMPTFSSPPTTASPAESHALVASSYLTQSNSTWPPAASNANQENGSAPVAASDSSTESVKGTSPATPQAPQISLSQKSPERQQPALGQVPVTSYSSTTTASTGISPSTSTTASTTTTTNNDLGAMPHMETRVGVDVTQSIPKPAEQSTTTVQPPANTWTAAVPTTPTEQADKPWEAPKAAHPRTDPVPVYQGYGPTPPTPPVRSIESKLATAALSNTEAANASNFHTILAEAAIPSSVEEALPQPPRPPRKPSVLQPTYMYHPKAEIALEAAAEAYYHQRAMPVSQPSMAYHYRPDSVPPHLSYASKSEPQIIYSTRSDGRYNTIGPRSFHQSIKSRGPHRGEYIPGGSSGHRSQGYGPMDSAMVYPTIRRVHSLHVPPTAIRSVPITRTEVPPEDELYYYQRPIYQCKPYQQPVQSDYHVTQLQPYFENGRVQYRYSPYSSASPLDAPYYDVDPYGTIRLRHFHSFSSRDLAPPLNRAGAKAGNYHYLSRHVLPSGREHSFVSRDMPPSHSSKGASVYLAMDPEESERLRMHSVRRENRARQKAKGPVMSQYDNVSPFIPGDPGGMEVLHLRSKSDPGKTVLMTAEGKDGRYGVTPASQHPPRHLLSDPDVFMYMETEKHYQGNGTADKPAVPLKPSGSHSNQTGYHHPQHPHQPPPQPAPRTLPPHQEPSRPESKGDPGDSKQGGGGSRHWPECPEPRGHPSRYERSDQDRHAIRIAPVSTSGYPEEEPQVAPVKPVPPPKPERSHSMRERHHYHQSNPSTVHLQENPEREHCGSYSYQPHGQRHSTMTMLSHYDNLDDYHPVSQTQTQSQTPVSSRGGTVPYATPGFTTPQSARAYSTALGQGAFLPAELSLQRPETEIHAE
- the arhgap32b gene encoding rho GTPase-activating protein 32 isoform X3, whose protein sequence is MDAGSGSAAAVGSAALGVLGASGSHDTPDRGLRLFRHSQEDDIVPELTRSIHPRERPDWEETISAMARSAEIPELSTEPLLRACSSTASMKVKNVKKLSFTKGHFPKLAECAHFHYENVDFGTIQLALADEQNEGTRNGLETKELVYLVQICCQGRSWIVKRSYEDFRVLDKHLHLCIYDRRFSQLPELPRFDSLRDRAEAVHHMLMAYLSRLSAIADNKINCGPALTWMEIDNKGNHLLVHEESSINVPAIAAAHVIKRYIAQAADELSFEVGDIVSVIDMPPKEDTSWWRGKHGFQVGFFPSECVELINDKVPHSVTGSMPKPVSKKHGKLITFLRTFMKSRPTKQKLKQRGILRERVFGCDLGEHLLNSGHDVPQVLKSCTEFIEKHGVVDGMYRLSGIASNIQKLRHEFDSEQIPDLTKDVYIQDIHCVGSLCKLYFRELPNPLLTYQLYEKFSEAVSAATDEERLIKIHDVIQQLPPPHYRTLEFLMRHLSHLATFSYVTNMHIKNLAIVWAPNLLRSKQIESACFSGTAAFMEVRIQSVVVEFILNHVDVLFSPKLSSLIREGAGHNSLSRPKSLLVSSPSTKLLTLEEAQARTQAQINSPVTADSKYIEVGEGPAALQGKFHTVIEFPTERKRPPIKSKKSPVGSWRSFFSLGKSSSMAKRKLQRNPSEPNELKAMALAGGRGDTGTMRSAKSEESLTSLHNVEGESKVYRPRRPRSSSDALSASFNGDLLDGRHHCNSYDNLGQGDSDGDEGPICVPALISPPRSAEDVDLSPPDIGVASLDFDPMSFQCSLPLGEPSFPSPESGGEAGGLRMSPGASFSEPVSPSPEKASSPFLASPDFSPALGAQAESKKHATATLAENVVQAFSPKTSQKSIKLPPLAVSEPAAASTPKQTPETDGPQPPSPAQAPQGSLVPPPDMIAMLLKTNEAAPSEGSLPAPPGKVPENRDHIKECTEASGPTGPVCPPAQQGQWTAGAVAMDSSQAPAPVSSVSLLPPPPPPKNAARMLALALAESAQQASFFTQRRSSGPPTPMSPLDTLEWPPPPPLPPPATPELVTDRDASLMPTFSSPPTTASPAESHALVASSYLTQSNSTWPPAASNANQENGSAPVAASDSSTESVKGTSPATPQAPQISLSQKSPERQQPALGQVPVTSYSSTTTASTGISPSTSTTASTTTTTNNDLGAMPHMETRVGVDVTQSIPKPAEQSTTTVQPPANTWTAAVPTTPTEQADKPWEAPKAAHPRTDPVPVYQGYGPTPPTPPVRSIESKLATAALSNTEAANASNFHTILAEAAIPSSVEEALPQPPRPPRKPSVLQPTYMYHPKAEIALEAAAEAYYHQRAMPVSQPSMAYHYRPDSVPPHLSYASKSEPQIIYSTRSDGRYNTIGPRSFHQSIKSRGPHRGEYIPGGSSGHRSQGYGPMDSAMVYPTIRRVHSLHVPPTAIRSVPITRTEVPPEDELYYYQRPIYQCKPYQQPVQSDYHVTQLQPYFENGRVQYRYSPYSSASPLDAPYYDVDPYGTIRLRHFHSFSSRDLAPPLNRAGAKAGNYHYLSRHVLPSGREHSFVSRDMPPSHSSKGASVYLAMDPEESERLRMHSVRRENRARQKAKGPVMSQYDNVSPFIPGDPGGMEVLHLRSKSDPGKTVLMTAEGKDGRYGVTPASQHPPRHLLSDPDVFMYMETEKHYQGNGTADKPAVPLKPSGSHSNQTGYHHPQHPHQPPPQPAPRTLPPHQEPSRPESKGDPGDSKQGGGGSRHWPECPEPRGHPSRYERSDQDRHAIRIAPVSTSGYPEEEPQVAPVKPVPPPKPERSHSMRERHHYHQSNPSTVHLQENPEREHCGSYSYQPHGQRHSTMTMLSHYDNLDDYHPVSQTQTQSQTPVSSRGGTVPYATPGFTTPQSARAYSTALGQGAFLPAELSLQRPETEIHAE
- the arhgap32b gene encoding rho GTPase-activating protein 32 isoform X2 yields the protein MDAGSGSAAAVGSAALGVLGASGSHDTPDRGLRLFRHSQEDDIVPELTRSIHPRERPDWEETISAMARSAEIPELSTEPLLRACSSTASMKVKNVKKLSFTKGHFPKLAECAHFHYENVDFGTIQLALADEQNEGTRNGLETKELVYLVQICCQGRSWIVKRSYEDFRVLDKHLHLCIYDRRFSQLPELPRFDSLRDRAEAVHHMLMAYLSRLSAIADNKINCGPALTWMEIDNKGNHLLVHEESSINVPAIAAAHVIKRYIAQAADELSFEVGDIVSVIDMPPKEDTSWWRGKHGFQVGFFPSECVELINDKVPHSVTGSMPKPDLEMENVKQDSVWVPDPLNHYRPNSVSKKHGKLITFLRTFMKSRPTKQKLKQRGILRERVFGCDLGEHLLNSGHDVPQVLKSCTEFIEKHGVVDGMYRLSGIASNIQKLRHEFDSEQIPDLTKDVYIQDIHCVGSLCKLYFRELPNPLLTYQLYEKFSEAVSAATDEERLIKIHDVIQQLPPPHYRTLEFLMRHLSHLATFSYVTNMHIKNLAIVWAPNLLRSKQIESACFSGTAAFMEVRIQSVVVEFILNHVDVLFSPKLSSLIREGAGHNSLSRPKSLLVSSPSTKLLTLEEAQARTQAQINSPVTADSKYIEVGEGPAALQGKFHTVIEFPTERKRPPIKSKKSPVGSWRSFFSLGKSSSMAKRKLQRNPSEPNELKAMALAGGRGDTGTMRSAKSEESLTSLHNVEGESKVYRPRRPRSSSDALSASFNGDLLDGRHHCNSYDNLGQGDSDGDEGPICVPALISPPRSAEDVDLSPPDIGVASLDFDPMSFQCSLPLGEPSFPSPESGGEAGGLRMSPGASFSEPVSPSPEKASSPFLASPDFSPALGAQAESKKHATATLAENVVQAFSPKTSQKSIKLPPLAVSEPAAASTPKQTPETDGPQPPSPAQAPQGSLVPPPDMIAMLLKTNEAAPSEGSLPAPPGKVPENRDHIKECTEASGPTGPVCPPAQQGQWTAGAVAMDSSQAPAPVSSVSLLPPPPPPKNAARMLALALAESAQQASFFTQRRSSGPPTPMSPLDTLEWPPPPPLPPPATPELVTDRDASLMPTFSSPPTTASPAESHALVASSYLTQSNSTWPPAASNANQENGSAPVAASDSSTESVKGTSPATPQAPQISLSQKSPERQQPALGQVPVTSYSSTTTASTGISPSTSTTASTTTTTNNDLGAMPHMETRVGVDVTQSIPKPAEQSTTTVQPPANTWTAAVPTTPTEQADKPWEAPKAAHPRTDPVPVYQGYGPTPPTPPVRSIESKLATAALSNTEAANASNFHTILAEAAIPSSVEEALPQPPRPPRKPSVLQPTYMYHPKAEIALEAAAEAYYHQRAMPVSQPSMAYHYRPDSVPPHLSYASKSEPQIIYSTRSDGRYNTIGPRSFHQSIKSRGPHRGEYIPGGSSGHRSQGYGPMDSAMVYPTIRRVHSLHVPPTAIRSVPITRTEVPPEDELYYYQRPIYQCKPYQQPVQSDYHVTQLQPYFENGRVQYRYSPYSSASPLDAPYYDVDPYGTIRLRHFHSFSSRDLAPPLNRAGAKAGNYHYLSRHVLPSGREHSFVSRDMPPSHSSKGASVYLAMDPEESERLRMHSVRRENRARQKAKGPVMSQYDNVSPFIPGDPGGMEVLHLRSKSDPGKTVLMTAEGKDGRYGVTPASQHPPRHLLSDPDVFMYMETEKHYQGNGTADKPAVPLKPSGSHSNQTGYHHPQHPHQPPPQPAPRTLPPHQEPSRPESKGDPGDSKQGGGGSRHWPECPEPRGHPSRYERSDQDRHAIRIAPVSTSGYPEEEPQVAPVKPVPPPKPERSHSMRERHHYHQSNPSTVHLQENPEREHCGSYSYQPHGQRHSTMTMLSHYDNLDDYHPVSQTQTQSQTPVSSRGGTVPYATPGFTTPQSARAYSTALGQGAFLPAELSLQRPETEIHAE